A stretch of the uncultured Desulfobacter sp. genome encodes the following:
- the traI gene encoding TraI/MobA(P) family conjugative relaxase: MISKRIQCEPKNDNIKRLGVYIGAGHEGEKLFEKWTAACYAGQDYDLAIDEIKATQAMNTRTKKEKTYHMVVSFHPEDFKKLSLEDFKDIEKEFAAALGFEDHQRLCGIHINTDHPHMHVAYNMIHKEKYTRHDPFYDYYKRDKTCRLLEEKYKLKIDVGVEQQFSDYVKQRQSDVKQAFDNARDWQSLHKELAVYGLTVQMRGNGCILAAIGHKQKDGHHIKLSDFDKNLSKKKLQDRFGSYEKSAGDYEVKEFFQREPKRENAKAKDFETKTGLKSFETFVLESKEFIAQAAIKSNTWQDFHRELARIGLEVKPRGAGYVLTDIGGKTKKNSSIPFSKTGMRIAKNGIILERHKKGDMNNGRNTEQPGNRNTGRQRNSSTFKQPGFSQHGPLSKNNLRKLSKCRLAYHGTGQVEDILSFDARAYRREPESLRWGNDGRLKNLGRFEPSQGGYTIEKPYKFEPVKKLKSAKEREAWKIYIQEQKKRNYNWIKFNKNFQRFYSEDYGM; this comes from the coding sequence ATGATATCGAAACGTATCCAATGTGAGCCGAAAAACGACAACATAAAGCGTTTAGGGGTGTATATAGGTGCAGGCCATGAAGGGGAAAAGCTCTTTGAAAAATGGACAGCCGCCTGTTATGCCGGGCAGGATTATGATCTGGCCATTGATGAAATTAAAGCCACCCAGGCAATGAATACCCGGACAAAAAAAGAAAAAACCTATCATATGGTAGTCAGTTTTCATCCCGAAGATTTCAAAAAGCTTTCTCTGGAGGATTTTAAAGACATTGAAAAAGAATTTGCGGCCGCTTTAGGCTTTGAAGACCATCAACGGCTCTGCGGAATACACATCAACACAGATCATCCCCACATGCACGTTGCTTACAATATGATCCACAAGGAAAAATACACCCGGCATGATCCTTTCTACGATTATTATAAACGGGATAAAACGTGCCGGCTCCTGGAGGAAAAATATAAGCTTAAAATCGATGTTGGTGTTGAACAGCAATTTAGCGATTACGTGAAGCAGCGGCAATCAGATGTAAAACAGGCCTTTGACAATGCCAGGGATTGGCAGTCCTTGCACAAAGAACTTGCCGTTTACGGTTTAACTGTGCAAATGCGAGGGAATGGCTGTATCCTGGCGGCAATCGGCCACAAACAAAAAGATGGGCATCATATAAAATTAAGCGATTTTGATAAAAATTTGTCCAAGAAAAAACTTCAGGACCGGTTTGGTTCTTATGAAAAATCAGCCGGGGATTATGAGGTCAAAGAATTTTTTCAACGGGAGCCCAAACGGGAAAACGCCAAGGCCAAAGATTTTGAAACTAAAACTGGGCTGAAATCCTTTGAGACCTTTGTTTTAGAATCAAAAGAGTTTATCGCCCAGGCGGCAATTAAATCTAACACCTGGCAAGACTTCCATCGGGAACTGGCCAGGATCGGTCTTGAAGTCAAGCCCCGGGGAGCAGGTTATGTTTTAACGGATATCGGCGGCAAGACTAAAAAAAATTCAAGCATCCCTTTTTCTAAAACCGGAATGCGAATTGCCAAAAACGGCATTATCCTTGAACGCCACAAAAAAGGAGATATGAACAATGGAAGAAACACCGAACAGCCCGGTAATAGAAACACTGGAAGACAACGAAACTCAAGTACCTTTAAGCAGCCCGGTTTTAGCCAACATGGCCCGCTCTCCAAAAACAATTTGCGCAAATTGTCCAAATGCCGTTTGGCATATCACGGAACAGGACAAGTTGAGGATATTTTGTCGTTTGATGCACGCGCTTATAGACGAGAGCCTGAAAGCTTGCGATGGGGCAATGATGGAAGACTAAAAAATTTAGGGAGATTTGAACCGTCCCAAGGCGGTTATACAATTGAAAAGCCGTATAAATTTGAACCGGTGAAAAAACTTAAATCCGCTAAAGAAAGAGAAGCTTGGAAAATTTATATCCAGGAACAAAAAAAACGTAATTATAATTGGATAAAATTTAATAAAAATTTCCAGCGTTTTTATAGTGAAGATTATGGAATGTAA
- a CDS encoding CopG family transcriptional regulator: MKKDKREITLKSYVTQKEYNQIKLLAKQTGFSVSEYIRRILTGQKIESKLDQEAFLSALKVNADLGRLGGLFKYYLAQGFKNVPPSEIRKVLHDIEDRQRQLRPVISKIRDMI, from the coding sequence ATGAAAAAAGACAAACGGGAAATAACCCTCAAATCTTATGTGACGCAAAAAGAATATAACCAGATCAAACTTCTTGCCAAACAGACGGGCTTTTCTGTCTCTGAATATATCCGCCGGATTTTAACCGGCCAAAAGATAGAATCAAAGCTTGACCAGGAAGCTTTTTTATCTGCGCTTAAAGTGAACGCCGACCTTGGCAGACTTGGGGGGCTGTTTAAATATTATCTTGCCCAAGGGTTTAAAAATGTGCCGCCTTCAGAAATACGAAAGGTGCTGCATGACATTGAAGACAGGCAGCGGCAGCTCAGGCCGGTTATTTCTAAAATTCGGGATATGATCTAA
- a CDS encoding TrbM/KikA/MpfK family conjugal transfer protein, which yields MKKFSATITIFLFWIVFLGETSLAWGDDELTDEQKLACESILCLSSGDRPDECDPALNYFFSIKKKKLSDTRDARKSFLKKCPDSNAEGMPSLINVLVDYNCSACTVEQLNKNLVKVVILTRRNFSSISDQSSGYTVMAVDPELPAYCLKYYAAMNSNQYTAYSQYSQSQPVYIGSNIGRKVKDDDGNEYYVIYAKSRNEQAQIAEAISQNHWEWAN from the coding sequence ATGAAAAAGTTTTCAGCAACCATTACGATTTTTCTTTTTTGGATAGTTTTTTTAGGAGAAACGTCTCTGGCATGGGGAGATGATGAATTAACAGATGAACAGAAATTGGCTTGTGAATCCATCTTATGCTTGTCTTCGGGCGACAGGCCGGACGAATGTGACCCTGCTTTAAATTATTTTTTCAGCATCAAAAAAAAGAAATTATCCGACACCAGGGACGCCCGGAAATCTTTTTTGAAAAAATGTCCTGATTCAAATGCAGAAGGGATGCCCAGCTTGATCAATGTCCTCGTTGATTACAATTGTTCTGCCTGTACTGTTGAACAGTTAAATAAAAATCTTGTCAAAGTGGTCATTTTAACACGACGAAATTTTAGCTCTATTTCTGATCAGTCTTCCGGTTATACAGTAATGGCCGTTGACCCTGAATTACCGGCATATTGTTTGAAGTATTATGCCGCCATGAACAGCAATCAATACACCGCCTACTCACAATATTCACAATCGCAACCGGTCTATATCGGTTCCAATATAGGCCGAAAGGTCAAAGATGACGACGGCAATGAATATTATGTGATTTATGCCAAGTCAAGAAACGAACAAGCCCAGATAGCGGAGGCAATATCACAAAACCATTGGGAATGGGCCAATTAA
- the trbB gene encoding P-type conjugative transfer ATPase TrbB, with translation MSVVLDSLKHNLGPIVTQALDDDNVIEVMLNPDGKLWLDTFDKGMVEVSAIPASSAFGILSQVASMLGAVVTKDSPVVEGELPLDGSRFEGLFPPVVANPTFTIRKKAINIFTLDNYVHSRIMSPDQQQIICDAIANKKNILVVGGTGSGKTTLTNAILAELANIAGDERLVIIEDTSELQCLSKNKVMLRTNRNTNMQHLLKATMRLRPDRIVVGEVRGGEALDLLKAWNTGHPGGVCTVHANSCAGGLVRLQQLIAEVVPNPMDDLIQEAVDLVIFIKRTKEGRKIEDIAEIGNDYGFQSETQKLRILK, from the coding sequence ATGAGCGTTGTTTTGGACAGTTTGAAGCATAATTTAGGCCCCATTGTTACCCAGGCCCTGGATGATGATAACGTGATTGAAGTCATGCTCAATCCTGACGGCAAGCTATGGCTCGACACGTTTGACAAGGGAATGGTGGAAGTGTCTGCCATTCCTGCATCATCTGCCTTCGGAATACTGAGCCAGGTTGCGTCCATGCTCGGCGCCGTCGTTACAAAGGATTCTCCCGTTGTTGAAGGCGAGCTGCCCCTGGACGGCAGCCGGTTTGAAGGGTTGTTCCCGCCTGTTGTGGCCAATCCCACGTTCACAATACGCAAAAAGGCGATCAATATATTTACCCTGGATAATTACGTCCATTCCAGAATCATGTCTCCGGATCAGCAGCAAATTATCTGCGATGCCATTGCAAACAAAAAAAACATCCTGGTAGTAGGCGGAACGGGTTCGGGCAAAACAACCCTGACCAATGCGATTCTGGCAGAATTGGCAAATATTGCCGGTGATGAACGGCTTGTCATTATCGAAGACACCAGCGAACTGCAGTGCCTGTCAAAAAATAAGGTGATGCTGCGCACAAACCGGAACACCAATATGCAGCATCTTCTCAAAGCCACCATGCGGCTTCGGCCGGACAGAATCGTTGTGGGTGAAGTAAGGGGCGGTGAAGCCCTTGACCTGTTAAAGGCGTGGAATACCGGTCACCCGGGTGGCGTGTGCACCGTTCATGCCAATTCCTGTGCCGGGGGACTGGTCCGGCTGCAGCAGTTGATTGCCGAAGTTGTGCCGAATCCCATGGATGATTTAATCCAGGAAGCGGTTGATCTGGTGATTTTTATCAAACGGACCAAAGAAGGCCGAAAGATAGAGGACATCGCCGAAATAGGAAACGATTATGGATTTCAATCGGAAACACAAAAATTAAGGATTTTAAAATGA
- a CDS encoding S26 family signal peptidase yields the protein MKYKILMPCSLLFAVCFFVSQYCYINVSASLPRGLYLKTSQAIGNGSYVAFHPTAAQQPLVSKYVHNTPLMKRVAALPGQAYQLPPASDTDSKGREITPFSPKTGIVPSEQFVVIGGTKYSLDSRYLGFVPQSSIVDTITPLLVF from the coding sequence ATGAAATATAAAATTTTGATGCCCTGCAGTCTCTTGTTTGCGGTCTGTTTTTTTGTATCTCAATACTGTTATATCAATGTTTCAGCCAGTCTGCCCCGAGGTTTATATTTAAAAACCTCCCAGGCAATTGGCAACGGTTCTTATGTGGCCTTTCATCCCACCGCTGCCCAACAGCCTCTTGTATCAAAGTACGTTCACAACACCCCTTTAATGAAACGTGTGGCTGCTTTACCAGGGCAGGCATACCAATTGCCCCCGGCCTCGGATACAGACAGTAAAGGCCGGGAGATCACGCCTTTTTCCCCTAAAACAGGCATCGTACCTTCTGAGCAATTCGTTGTAATCGGCGGCACCAAATACTCGCTGGATAGCCGGTATCTCGGGTTTGTCCCTCAATCTTCAATAGTTGATACGATCACTCCTCTTTTGGTTTTTTAA
- a CDS encoding type IV secretory system conjugative DNA transfer family protein has translation MKKQEYGLKQAKAKKSRYPLLFPVCFLLWGFAFMSYATQTVAMALRYHPDLGRPVFDTYYLPWKVFEWNKYIIDTPVGNRVDLIFGAFVLSTAFGFFLILRKKPKGNLNLHGTATWAKKKELPVMGLDAKEGVYVGGFPLARGTKYLIHNGPEHILAFAPTRSGKGVGLVIPSLLAWPGSSVTLDIKGENYALTSGYRAKELHHKILKFDPADEAFSFAKWNPLAEVRINTNHAIADAQNIAQMICDPDGKGMKDYFTQAGYALLTGLILHVIVSKQDATLADVVAEITKSDNEGDVKNLLYAMIDKEHAQILKKRYPDMDTDLADNIQSTIDSYAGEAVIKADRELSGVVSTAVTNLSLYRDPIVAKNTSESDFFISDIMNSQTPVDLYLVVSPANLDRLRPLLRVFFNLALRKFTQKMEFKNGQAVVGYKHRLLLMLDEFTSLGKLEIMQKALAFMAGYGVKAYIIVQDLSQLQEAYTRDESITSNCHVRIAYAPNKIETAKLLSDMTGKTTVVDKKTSVSGKRFGGMGNASVSVSEVARPLLTPDECMRLKGPVKDEKGGIKTPGDMLIFVAGYNTVYGQQILYFLDPVFQTRVKIPPPDLINISTLKGISNNEI, from the coding sequence ATGAAAAAACAAGAATACGGCCTTAAGCAGGCCAAGGCAAAAAAAAGCAGGTATCCGCTGCTCTTCCCAGTTTGTTTTTTGTTGTGGGGCTTTGCTTTTATGAGTTATGCCACGCAAACCGTAGCCATGGCATTGCGATACCATCCTGATCTGGGCAGGCCGGTGTTTGATACGTATTACCTGCCCTGGAAGGTGTTTGAATGGAACAAATATATAATAGATACCCCAGTGGGTAATCGGGTTGATTTGATTTTCGGTGCTTTTGTCCTCAGTACGGCCTTCGGTTTTTTCCTGATTCTCAGGAAAAAGCCGAAAGGCAATTTAAATCTGCACGGCACCGCAACCTGGGCCAAGAAAAAAGAGTTGCCTGTCATGGGACTTGATGCCAAAGAAGGGGTCTATGTCGGCGGTTTTCCATTGGCCCGGGGCACCAAATACCTGATCCATAACGGGCCGGAACATATTTTAGCATTTGCGCCAACCCGATCCGGGAAAGGTGTGGGCCTGGTTATCCCGTCGCTGCTTGCCTGGCCGGGCTCAAGCGTAACCCTGGATATCAAGGGTGAAAATTACGCTTTGACATCAGGATACAGGGCCAAAGAATTACATCATAAAATTCTCAAGTTTGATCCTGCCGATGAAGCCTTTTCTTTTGCTAAATGGAATCCTCTTGCAGAAGTGCGGATTAATACGAATCATGCCATTGCGGATGCCCAGAATATTGCCCAGATGATCTGTGATCCGGATGGTAAAGGCATGAAAGACTATTTCACCCAGGCCGGGTATGCGTTGCTGACCGGATTAATTTTGCATGTCATTGTATCAAAGCAGGATGCCACCCTTGCCGATGTCGTGGCCGAAATTACAAAGAGCGACAATGAGGGGGATGTGAAAAACCTGCTGTATGCGATGATCGACAAGGAACACGCACAGATCCTGAAAAAACGGTATCCGGACATGGATACGGATCTGGCAGACAACATACAATCAACCATTGACAGTTATGCCGGTGAGGCTGTGATCAAAGCGGACCGAGAGTTATCCGGAGTGGTATCCACCGCTGTTACCAACCTGTCTTTGTACCGTGATCCCATTGTCGCAAAAAACACCTCAGAGTCTGATTTTTTCATTTCAGATATCATGAACTCGCAAACCCCTGTTGATTTATACCTGGTGGTATCCCCTGCCAACCTGGACAGGTTAAGGCCGCTGCTGCGTGTATTTTTTAATCTGGCGTTAAGAAAATTCACCCAGAAAATGGAGTTTAAAAACGGGCAGGCCGTAGTCGGCTATAAACACAGGCTCTTGCTCATGCTGGACGAGTTTACCAGCCTGGGCAAATTGGAAATCATGCAAAAGGCCCTGGCGTTTATGGCCGGTTACGGTGTGAAGGCTTATATCATTGTCCAGGATCTATCCCAATTGCAGGAGGCCTATACCCGGGATGAATCAATTACATCAAACTGCCATGTCAGGATTGCGTATGCACCCAATAAGATAGAAACCGCTAAGCTGCTATCGGATATGACCGGGAAAACCACCGTGGTGGACAAAAAAACCAGTGTATCCGGCAAGCGGTTCGGCGGCATGGGCAATGCCTCTGTGTCTGTCAGTGAAGTGGCCAGGCCGTTGCTTACACCGGATGAATGCATGAGGCTGAAAGGCCCGGTCAAGGATGAAAAAGGGGGAATTAAAACCCCTGGTGATATGCTGATATTCGTTGCCGGGTACAACACGGTATACGGTCAGCAGATACTGTATTTCTTAGATCCTGTCTTTCAAACGCGGGTTAAAATCCCGCCGCCCGACCTCATAAATATTTCCACGCTCAAAGGGATTTCGAACAATGAAATATAA
- a CDS encoding ArdC-like ssDNA-binding domain-containing protein, translating to MSKYQDQLNDFSKRVLEAIEKGNAPWQKPWEERRLLELPKNLTTDQSYKGVNLINLAMSGYNDPRWMTFNQAKDMNCFVKKGQKASKGFFYSPARLEKELDDKGKPVLDENGEEKITKVNRPIFKTFSVFNATQIEGVEEYKHPEPAWRPEDKAEKLISAANVEITGSQLDKAFYNFLTHSIETPDKSQFDDKSKYYSTVFHELAHATAHKSMMDRGVDYADKDSRAKEELRAEISSWLVCSQIGIGYSAESKESNKAYVSSWLKAIKPEDRAKELGFAMKDAEKIAEYLMGLDLEKGKTAKIEADIPQESSPLVKKEAERLQAKADQYRADQKNLFSYTEKITVAMSNPDLFDDLMPDHYKSDPLSAFDKELDDTQREIVTYLKNIAPSLEKKSESFPPPQAPSPAPHLTKNFQAGFDGEKRQDREKDPELSRVYINVPYSEKDEAKALGAKWDKQEKSWFIAPGTDQAPFKKWLEPAQESLDMNKVTAQFQDQASRLGLKIDSPQADGKLHRVPVDGDKGGKKSGAYTLYPDGRPAGFIQNHKTGEKANFKYEGEIGKTVITSGNKQARAAERNQDQAAAAKKAFGIYINAEKTTSHPYLTDKKINGDKEYRVDKNNRLIVPAKNLKTNKIESLQFIGEDGKKQFLTGGKKSGNAYTIGELDEQKPILLAEGFATGKTLNDVSHLPAVVCFDANNLENVAKQIRELMPTAELFICADNDHAKKNNVGVEKAEKAAKAVGAKVIIPKFTDESKKLGYTDFNDLAKCKMGKSRVQSQLKSQIKYLSKDKGVGLER from the coding sequence ATGAGTAAATATCAAGATCAGCTAAATGATTTTTCAAAAAGGGTTTTAGAGGCCATTGAAAAAGGCAATGCGCCCTGGCAGAAACCGTGGGAAGAACGTCGATTGCTGGAATTGCCTAAAAATTTAACCACGGACCAGAGTTATAAAGGTGTAAACCTGATTAACCTGGCAATGAGTGGCTACAATGACCCCAGGTGGATGACGTTCAATCAGGCTAAAGATATGAATTGTTTTGTCAAAAAAGGTCAAAAAGCCTCCAAAGGATTTTTTTATTCACCTGCCAGATTGGAAAAAGAGCTTGATGATAAAGGAAAGCCTGTCCTTGACGAAAACGGTGAAGAAAAAATAACCAAGGTCAATAGACCTATTTTTAAAACTTTTTCTGTTTTTAATGCCACCCAGATTGAAGGTGTTGAAGAATACAAGCATCCGGAGCCTGCCTGGAGGCCGGAAGATAAGGCAGAAAAACTGATATCCGCTGCCAATGTGGAAATCACCGGAAGCCAGCTTGATAAGGCGTTTTATAACTTTTTAACCCATTCTATTGAAACGCCGGACAAATCACAGTTTGACGATAAATCAAAATATTATTCAACAGTATTTCATGAATTAGCGCATGCCACGGCTCATAAATCCATGATGGACAGGGGCGTTGACTATGCGGATAAGGATTCCAGGGCCAAGGAAGAATTAAGGGCGGAGATATCAAGCTGGCTGGTGTGTTCTCAAATCGGCATTGGCTATTCTGCCGAATCAAAAGAGAGCAATAAAGCGTATGTTTCGTCCTGGCTGAAAGCCATAAAGCCGGAAGATCGGGCAAAAGAACTCGGGTTTGCAATGAAAGACGCTGAAAAAATCGCTGAATACCTGATGGGGCTTGATTTAGAGAAAGGTAAAACAGCAAAAATTGAAGCGGATATCCCACAGGAATCAAGTCCTTTGGTAAAAAAGGAAGCGGAACGATTACAGGCTAAAGCAGATCAATACCGCGCTGATCAAAAGAATTTGTTTTCGTATACGGAAAAGATAACCGTAGCCATGAGCAACCCCGATTTGTTTGATGATTTAATGCCCGACCACTATAAAAGTGATCCGTTATCAGCTTTTGACAAGGAACTGGATGATACCCAGCGTGAAATAGTAACCTATCTGAAGAATATCGCCCCTTCCCTTGAAAAAAAATCCGAATCTTTTCCACCTCCCCAGGCGCCCTCCCCTGCTCCGCATCTAACCAAAAATTTTCAAGCTGGGTTTGATGGAGAGAAACGGCAAGACCGAGAAAAAGATCCGGAATTATCCAGGGTGTATATCAACGTGCCGTATTCAGAGAAAGATGAAGCCAAAGCTCTGGGTGCAAAATGGGATAAACAGGAAAAATCCTGGTTTATTGCGCCGGGAACCGACCAGGCCCCTTTTAAAAAATGGCTCGAACCTGCCCAGGAGAGTCTTGATATGAACAAAGTAACCGCTCAATTCCAGGATCAGGCTTCAAGGCTCGGCCTGAAAATTGACAGCCCCCAGGCGGACGGCAAGCTGCACCGTGTTCCTGTTGATGGTGATAAGGGCGGCAAAAAATCCGGGGCATATACGCTTTATCCCGACGGCAGGCCTGCGGGCTTCATTCAGAACCATAAAACTGGGGAAAAAGCCAATTTCAAATATGAAGGGGAAATCGGCAAAACAGTTATTACATCAGGAAATAAACAAGCACGGGCAGCCGAGCGGAACCAGGATCAGGCCGCAGCAGCTAAAAAAGCGTTCGGCATTTACATCAATGCAGAAAAAACCACGTCCCACCCATACCTTACAGATAAAAAGATCAATGGCGATAAAGAATACCGGGTTGATAAAAACAATCGGCTGATTGTCCCTGCCAAGAATCTTAAAACCAACAAAATCGAATCCCTGCAATTTATCGGCGAGGATGGAAAGAAGCAGTTTCTGACCGGCGGGAAAAAATCGGGAAACGCTTATACCATAGGCGAACTTGATGAACAAAAACCCATACTGCTGGCTGAAGGCTTTGCCACAGGAAAGACCCTTAATGATGTGAGTCACCTTCCGGCAGTGGTTTGCTTTGATGCAAACAACCTTGAAAATGTGGCCAAACAGATTCGGGAATTGATGCCCACCGCTGAGTTATTCATTTGTGCTGATAATGACCACGCCAAGAAAAATAATGTGGGTGTGGAAAAGGCCGAAAAAGCGGCCAAAGCCGTTGGTGCGAAAGTCATTATCCCCAAATTTACGGATGAATCAAAAAAGCTTGGGTACACGGATTTCAATGACCTGGCCAAATGCAAGATGGGTAAGAGCCGGGTTCAAAGTCAGTTGAAATCCCAGATCAAATATCTTTCCAAAGATAAAGGCGTAGGGCTTGAACGATGA
- a CDS encoding DNA topoisomerase 3 codes for MKLFIAEKPSLGRAIAAGLGNVEKRNGYIECGSNVVTWCFGHLLEMDQPEAYDEKYKAWKKEDLPILPNAFNASIRKDAAAQMKIIGRLLKDAEIVVNAGDPDREGQLLVDEVLEYHNYTGSCERIWLAALDGKSVKKALSSMTDNNNYTGLRDAARARSQADWLVGMNCTRAMTLKGRDAGSQGVLSLGRVQTPTLALVVNRDFAIENFKPHPYFTLHIEILHDAGTFTGTFQPLDTQKGLDDQGRLISPDDAYRIKKEVSGQPGKILEAHKEKKKKNPPLPHCLSSLQKAASSKFGMGAKQVLDVAQALYEKKLTTYPRSDCRYLPDEQFQEAGDILTALANLHGLEQIAGNTDCSIKSAAYNTKKITAHHAIIPTGEIPSNLSDDESALYRMIAQSFCIQFYAAMEFEAQKILTGINHTVWKSTGRTILNPGWTAFINEQKDETAEDQVLPGVHQDDGITVGPVDIKSQKTKPPARFTEGTLIEAMANIHRFIEDTEAKKTLKENEGIGTEATRAGIIETLKARQLLELQKKNIISTDLGRQLVKMAPGILTDPVTTAQWESRLSAIADGNESLSEFMTDQTTQIPELVKAIFALQLKPLPGTHLCPECGQPLRRQKSKKGAWYWGCFNQDGHAKPVFLNDKNGKPDLTPKKKIELSEHKCRACGKPLVKRESKKKGKGGKKNYWWGCSGFPECRQTYFDNNGKPQFADKKENNNGF; via the coding sequence ATGAAACTTTTTATCGCAGAAAAACCATCCCTTGGCCGTGCCATTGCTGCAGGCCTGGGGAATGTCGAAAAAAGGAACGGTTACATAGAATGCGGCTCAAATGTCGTTACCTGGTGCTTCGGCCACCTGTTGGAAATGGACCAGCCCGAAGCATACGACGAAAAGTACAAGGCCTGGAAAAAAGAAGACCTGCCAATTTTACCAAACGCCTTTAACGCCTCAATCAGAAAAGATGCTGCAGCACAAATGAAGATCATAGGCAGGCTGCTCAAGGACGCTGAAATCGTCGTCAATGCAGGAGACCCGGACAGAGAAGGTCAACTGCTTGTTGATGAGGTGCTGGAATACCACAATTATACCGGTTCTTGCGAACGGATCTGGCTTGCTGCCCTGGATGGCAAATCAGTTAAAAAAGCCCTGTCATCCATGACGGATAACAATAATTATACCGGCCTACGCGATGCGGCCCGGGCCAGGTCACAGGCAGATTGGCTGGTAGGCATGAACTGCACCCGGGCCATGACCCTCAAAGGACGTGATGCCGGCAGCCAGGGCGTGTTATCCCTTGGCCGGGTTCAGACCCCGACCCTTGCCCTGGTGGTCAACCGGGATTTTGCTATTGAAAACTTCAAACCCCACCCGTATTTCACCCTGCATATTGAAATCCTCCATGACGCAGGTACGTTCACCGGTACGTTTCAGCCACTTGACACACAAAAAGGGCTGGATGACCAAGGCCGCTTAATCAGCCCTGATGACGCCTATCGGATCAAAAAAGAGGTAAGCGGTCAGCCAGGGAAAATCCTTGAAGCCCACAAAGAGAAAAAGAAGAAGAATCCGCCGTTACCCCATTGCCTGTCCTCTTTACAAAAAGCGGCTTCGTCAAAATTCGGTATGGGAGCAAAACAAGTGCTTGATGTGGCCCAGGCACTTTATGAAAAAAAGCTGACAACCTATCCCCGGTCCGACTGCCGTTATCTGCCGGATGAACAGTTTCAGGAGGCGGGTGATATACTTACGGCTTTGGCAAACCTGCACGGGCTTGAACAAATTGCCGGGAACACGGATTGCTCCATCAAAAGCGCTGCATACAACACGAAAAAAATCACTGCCCATCATGCCATTATTCCCACAGGTGAAATTCCTTCAAATTTATCAGACGACGAATCTGCCCTGTACCGCATGATTGCCCAAAGCTTTTGCATCCAGTTTTATGCCGCCATGGAGTTTGAAGCGCAAAAAATTTTGACCGGCATAAACCATACTGTCTGGAAATCAACGGGCCGAACGATATTGAATCCAGGCTGGACTGCCTTCATCAACGAACAAAAGGATGAAACCGCAGAGGATCAGGTTTTGCCCGGGGTACACCAAGACGACGGCATAACCGTAGGCCCGGTTGATATCAAATCCCAAAAAACCAAACCACCCGCAAGGTTTACCGAAGGTACCCTCATTGAGGCCATGGCAAATATCCACAGGTTTATTGAAGATACCGAAGCCAAAAAGACTTTAAAAGAAAATGAAGGGATCGGGACTGAAGCGACCCGGGCCGGAATCATCGAAACCTTAAAAGCCCGGCAACTGCTTGAACTCCAGAAAAAGAACATCATTTCAACGGATCTTGGCCGACAGCTGGTAAAAATGGCCCCAGGTATACTCACTGATCCTGTGACAACGGCACAATGGGAATCAAGGCTTTCTGCCATCGCTGACGGGAACGAAAGCCTGTCTGAATTCATGACGGATCAAACCACCCAGATCCCTGAACTTGTTAAAGCAATATTCGCCCTTCAATTAAAGCCTTTGCCGGGCACTCATCTTTGCCCGGAATGCGGCCAACCTTTACGCAGGCAAAAAAGCAAAAAGGGGGCGTGGTATTGGGGATGTTTCAACCAGGATGGGCATGCCAAACCTGTGTTCCTCAACGATAAAAACGGCAAGCCTGATTTAACGCCAAAGAAAAAAATAGAATTATCAGAACACAAGTGCCGGGCCTGCGGCAAACCGCTTGTGAAACGTGAATCAAAGAAAAAAGGAAAAGGAGGTAAGAAAAATTACTGGTGGGGATGCTCCGGCTTCCCCGAATGCAGACAAACGTATTTTGACAATAACGGCAAACCCCAGTTCGCAGATAAAAAGGAGAATAACAATGGATTTTGA